Proteins from a single region of Demequina sp. NBRC 110054:
- a CDS encoding DUF4386 domain-containing protein, with the protein MNAIRPAASSTSSTALSPANAARLAGLGYIAIVLLAMGANFLVRNQLVVLDDPAATMSNIADNETTFRFGIAGFTVIAMIDIGIAWALHVLLRHTGERRSLLAAWLRLAYTVAFVPAITFMVLALQLSVGGDVLTGLDVGQREAWTGLAMEAFDVTWLLALIAFGLHLIVVGRILFASGLGRALGIALSLAGVAYIADTFAHLLLANYADFGGAFLAIVATLSLVSEVWFMIWLLARAPRVVASLPGQKPELVAA; encoded by the coding sequence ATGAACGCCATCCGACCCGCCGCATCGTCCACATCCTCAACCGCCCTGTCCCCCGCCAACGCCGCGCGCCTCGCCGGCCTCGGCTACATCGCCATCGTGCTGCTCGCCATGGGCGCGAACTTCCTGGTCCGCAACCAGCTCGTCGTCCTCGACGACCCGGCGGCGACCATGAGCAACATCGCCGACAACGAGACCACGTTCCGCTTCGGGATCGCGGGCTTCACCGTGATCGCGATGATCGACATCGGCATCGCCTGGGCGCTGCACGTGCTGCTGCGCCACACCGGCGAGCGCCGCTCGCTGCTCGCCGCGTGGCTGCGCCTCGCCTACACCGTGGCGTTCGTGCCCGCGATCACCTTCATGGTCCTTGCGCTCCAGCTGTCCGTCGGCGGCGACGTCCTCACCGGGCTCGACGTCGGTCAGCGCGAGGCATGGACAGGGCTCGCGATGGAGGCCTTCGACGTCACGTGGCTGCTCGCCCTGATCGCGTTCGGCCTGCACCTCATCGTCGTCGGTCGCATCCTGTTCGCGTCGGGCCTCGGCCGAGCGCTCGGGATCGCCCTGTCGCTCGCGGGCGTCGCCTACATCGCGGACACGTTCGCCCACCTGCTGCTCGCCAACTACGCCGACTTCGGAGGTGCGTTCCTCGCGATCGTCGCGACGCTGTCGCTCGTCTCCGAGGTGTGGTTCATGATCTGGCTTCTCGCCCGCGCGCCGCGGGTGGTGGCCTCCCTCCCCGGCCAGAAGCCGGAGCTCGTCGCGGCCTGA
- the leuA gene encoding 2-isopropylmalate synthase, translating to MTSEQTSTEPTHYTGGDQKKSPMPIHKYVPFQDQIRVEMADRTWPSKVITEAPRWCAVDLRDGNQALIEPMNSERKMRMFDLLVRMGYKEIEVGFPSASQTDFDFVRKLIEDDHIPDDVTIQVLTQAREHLIERTYESIKGAKQAIVHLYNSTSILQREVVFRADEDEIVDIATHGAMLCQKFEETIPETRVFYEYSPESYTGTELEYAVRVCNAVLDVWQPTPDRKVIINLPATVEMATPNVYADSIEWMNRHLDFRDSVVLSLHPHNDRGTAIAAAELGYMAGADRIEGCLFGNGERTGNVDLVTLGMNLFSQGIDPQIDFSDIDEVRRTVEYCNQIDVHPRHPWGGDLVFTAFSGSHQDAIKKGLEAMEDKAMRMGGSVDDLVWAVPYLPIDPKDVGRSYEAVIRVNSQSGKGGVAYLLKSERQLDLPRRLQIEFSRVVQRHADELGVEMTAESLWKIFEDEYLPSPDPEKQWGRFALQGTRSTSSETGPDTLSADIVDDGAAVTVEGDGNGPVEAFVAALGTRGAKVEVLDYAEHAMTSGGDSRAAAYVECEIGDEIFWGVGIDPSITTATLKAIISAVNRQAR from the coding sequence ATGACGAGCGAGCAGACCAGCACCGAGCCCACGCATTACACCGGCGGCGACCAGAAGAAGTCGCCCATGCCGATCCACAAGTACGTGCCGTTCCAGGACCAGATCCGCGTGGAGATGGCGGACCGGACGTGGCCGTCGAAGGTCATCACCGAGGCGCCCCGGTGGTGCGCGGTCGACCTGCGCGACGGCAACCAGGCCCTGATCGAGCCGATGAACTCCGAGCGCAAGATGCGCATGTTCGACCTCCTGGTCCGCATGGGCTACAAGGAGATCGAGGTCGGATTCCCGAGCGCGAGCCAGACGGACTTCGACTTCGTCCGCAAGCTGATCGAGGACGATCACATCCCGGACGACGTGACGATCCAGGTGCTGACCCAGGCGCGTGAGCACCTGATCGAGCGCACCTACGAGTCCATCAAGGGCGCCAAGCAGGCGATCGTCCACCTCTACAACTCGACGTCGATCCTGCAGCGCGAGGTCGTCTTCCGCGCGGATGAGGACGAGATCGTCGACATCGCGACCCACGGTGCGATGCTGTGCCAGAAGTTCGAGGAGACGATCCCCGAGACCCGCGTCTTCTACGAGTACAGCCCCGAGTCCTACACGGGCACGGAGCTCGAGTACGCGGTGCGCGTGTGCAACGCCGTGCTGGACGTGTGGCAGCCGACGCCGGACCGCAAGGTGATCATCAACCTGCCCGCGACCGTCGAGATGGCGACGCCGAACGTGTACGCCGACTCGATCGAGTGGATGAACCGCCACCTGGACTTCCGCGACTCGGTGGTGCTGAGCCTGCACCCGCACAACGACCGCGGCACCGCGATCGCCGCGGCCGAGCTGGGCTACATGGCCGGCGCGGACCGCATCGAGGGCTGCCTGTTCGGCAACGGCGAGCGCACCGGCAACGTGGACCTGGTGACGCTCGGCATGAACCTGTTCAGCCAGGGCATCGACCCGCAGATCGACTTCTCGGACATCGACGAGGTGCGCCGCACGGTCGAGTACTGCAACCAGATCGACGTCCACCCGCGTCACCCGTGGGGCGGCGACCTGGTCTTCACGGCCTTCTCCGGCTCCCACCAGGACGCCATCAAGAAGGGCCTCGAGGCCATGGAGGACAAGGCCATGCGCATGGGCGGGTCGGTCGACGACCTCGTCTGGGCCGTGCCCTACCTGCCGATCGACCCCAAGGACGTCGGCCGCTCCTACGAGGCCGTGATCCGCGTCAACTCGCAGTCCGGCAAGGGCGGCGTGGCGTATCTTCTCAAGTCGGAGCGCCAGCTCGACCTCCCGCGTCGGCTTCAGATCGAGTTCTCGCGCGTCGTCCAGCGCCACGCCGACGAGCTCGGCGTCGAGATGACCGCCGAGTCGCTGTGGAAGATCTTCGAGGACGAGTACCTGCCGTCGCCCGACCCCGAAAAGCAGTGGGGTCGCTTCGCGCTCCAGGGCACGCGGTCCACGTCCTCCGAGACCGGCCCCGACACGCTGTCGGCCGACATCGTCGACGACGGCGCGGCCGTCACGGTCGAGGGCGACGGCAACGGCCCGGTGGAGGCGTTCGTCGCCGCGCTCGGTACCCGCGGCGCGAAGGTCGAGGTCCTCGACTACGCCGAGCACGCGATGACCTCGGGCGGCGACTCGCGCGCCGCTGCGTACGTCGAGTGCGAGATCGGCGACGAGATCTTCTGGGGCGTCGGTATCGACCCGTCGATCACGACGGCCACCCTCAAGGCCATCATCTCTGCCGTCAACCGCCAGGCGCGGTAG
- the era gene encoding GTPase Era, giving the protein MTDSSEATEGSTEHRSGFACFVGRPNAGKSTLMNALVGEKVAIMSSRPQTTRRAIRGIVNRDDAQLVVVDTPGLHRPRTLLGERLNDLVRETFAEVDVIGFCLPADEKIGPGDKWIARELSEARAPVIAIVTKVDKVPRDRVAEHLLEVTQLGEWADIVPVSSVKDIQVDVLTDVLVGHLPEGPPLYPSGEVTDEPEDVMIAELIREAALEGVRDELPHSLAVVVEEMVEPGEETSSRDILEIRAHVFVERDSQKGIVIGKAGSRLKEVGATAREGIQRLLGRKVYLDLRVKVAKEWQRDPKQLGRLGF; this is encoded by the coding sequence ATGACTGACAGTTCTGAGGCCACGGAGGGCTCGACCGAGCACCGCTCCGGCTTCGCGTGCTTCGTCGGCCGGCCCAACGCCGGCAAGTCGACGCTCATGAACGCGCTCGTGGGGGAGAAGGTCGCGATCATGTCGTCGCGCCCGCAGACCACGCGGCGCGCGATCCGCGGCATCGTCAACCGCGACGACGCCCAGCTGGTCGTCGTGGACACCCCGGGACTGCATCGTCCCCGCACCCTGCTCGGCGAGCGCCTCAACGACCTCGTGCGCGAGACCTTCGCCGAGGTCGACGTGATCGGCTTCTGCCTGCCGGCCGACGAGAAGATCGGCCCGGGCGACAAGTGGATCGCGCGCGAGCTCTCCGAGGCGCGGGCGCCCGTCATCGCGATCGTGACCAAGGTCGACAAGGTGCCGCGCGATCGCGTCGCCGAGCACCTGCTCGAGGTGACGCAGCTGGGGGAGTGGGCCGACATCGTCCCCGTCTCCTCCGTCAAGGACATCCAGGTCGACGTGCTCACCGACGTCCTCGTCGGCCACCTCCCTGAGGGGCCGCCGCTGTACCCGTCTGGCGAGGTCACCGATGAGCCCGAGGACGTGATGATCGCCGAGCTCATCCGTGAGGCCGCGCTCGAGGGCGTGCGGGACGAACTCCCGCACTCGCTCGCCGTGGTCGTCGAGGAGATGGTCGAGCCCGGCGAGGAGACCTCGTCTCGTGACATCCTCGAGATCCGCGCGCACGTGTTCGTCGAGCGCGACTCCCAGAAGGGCATCGTCATCGGAAAGGCGGGCTCCCGTCTGAAGGAGGTCGGCGCGACCGCCCGCGAGGGCATCCAGCGGCTGCTCGGTCGCAAGGTCTACCTGGACCTTCGCGTGAAGGTCGCCAAGGAGTGGCAGCGCGACCCGAAGCAGCTCGGGCGACTCGGGTTCTGA
- a CDS encoding hemolysin family protein, translated as MEAFPWATLIGLVVVAALGAAVMHAVVAAIEQVPYAREREIEASRRPDGRPTSAAKLAALPDHADAASSVVYSLLEAFALVSWAFIAWEIADGLDWSWGLVVTAAAGVGAALSLLVVRAIPRGLAKAYPEGVLRALAPVAWFLIWLTTPIRAIIPALSYPELTEAEDLVEQAEDALEADEAELLRSVVNLGDTLVREVMVPRTDMITIQAGTPVRKAMLLFLRSGYSRVPVVGDGTDDMRGVIYLKDCVRDTWDDSERLAEPVDHLMREPEFVPESLPADDLLRRMQDEVFHMGIVVDEFGGVAGLVTIEDALEEIVGEVVDEHDRTAPEVEKLSTGVYRVPARMDLDELAELFDVEIDDDDVETVAGLLTKALGKVPIPGAHAKAHGLELLADRAEGRRRRLTSVVVRRDEQEAEADTGERRTVRAGRSRRKEHDDD; from the coding sequence ATGGAGGCCTTCCCCTGGGCGACCCTCATCGGGCTGGTGGTGGTCGCCGCGCTCGGCGCCGCCGTCATGCACGCGGTCGTCGCGGCGATCGAGCAGGTGCCGTACGCGCGCGAGCGCGAGATCGAGGCATCGCGGCGTCCCGACGGGCGCCCCACCTCGGCCGCGAAGCTGGCCGCCCTGCCCGACCACGCCGATGCCGCATCGTCCGTGGTCTACTCCCTGCTCGAGGCCTTCGCGCTCGTGAGCTGGGCCTTCATCGCATGGGAGATCGCGGACGGCCTCGACTGGAGCTGGGGCCTGGTCGTCACGGCGGCGGCCGGCGTCGGCGCGGCTCTGTCCCTGCTCGTGGTGCGCGCGATCCCGCGCGGCCTCGCGAAGGCCTACCCCGAGGGCGTGCTGCGCGCGCTCGCGCCCGTGGCCTGGTTCCTCATCTGGCTGACGACGCCGATCCGCGCGATCATCCCCGCGCTCAGCTATCCGGAGCTCACCGAGGCCGAGGACCTGGTCGAGCAGGCCGAGGACGCGCTCGAGGCCGACGAGGCCGAGCTGCTGCGCTCGGTCGTGAACCTCGGCGACACCCTCGTGCGCGAGGTGATGGTGCCCCGCACCGACATGATCACCATCCAGGCGGGCACCCCCGTGCGCAAGGCGATGCTGCTGTTCCTGCGCTCGGGCTACTCGCGCGTGCCCGTGGTCGGCGACGGCACCGACGACATGCGCGGCGTCATCTACCTCAAGGACTGCGTGCGCGACACGTGGGACGACTCGGAGCGCCTCGCCGAGCCCGTCGACCACCTCATGCGCGAGCCCGAGTTCGTCCCGGAGTCGCTGCCCGCGGACGATCTGCTGCGACGCATGCAGGACGAGGTCTTCCACATGGGCATCGTGGTCGACGAGTTCGGCGGCGTCGCGGGGCTCGTCACGATCGAGGATGCGCTCGAGGAGATCGTCGGCGAGGTGGTCGACGAGCACGACCGCACGGCCCCCGAGGTCGAGAAGCTGTCCACGGGCGTCTACCGGGTGCCCGCGCGCATGGACCTCGACGAGCTCGCCGAGCTGTTCGACGTCGAGATCGACGATGATGATGTGGAGACCGTCGCGGGGCTCCTCACCAAGGCGCTCGGCAAGGTCCCGATCCCGGGCGCGCACGCCAAGGCGCACGGACTCGAGCTGCTCGCGGACCGCGCGGAGGGCCGACGCCGTCGGCTCACGTCCGTCGTGGTGCGCCGCGACGAGCAGGAGGCGGAAGCCGACACCGGCGAACGTCGCACGGTGAGGGCCGGCAGGTCCCGCAGGAAGGAGCACGACGATGACTGA
- the ybeY gene encoding rRNA maturation RNase YbeY: MIEVNNETDAEVDEIEFAELAQFVLREMHVAEEAELAIMFVDEAAMEQLHIQWMDEPGPTDVLSFPMDELRPGTAEDPTPAGLLGDIVVCPPVAADQAVKAGHTAEEEMLLLTTHGILHLLGYDHVEPEEEKEMFALQRRLLLTFLASRGA, translated from the coding sequence GTGATCGAGGTCAACAACGAGACCGACGCCGAGGTCGATGAGATCGAGTTCGCCGAGCTCGCGCAGTTCGTGCTGCGCGAGATGCACGTCGCCGAGGAGGCGGAGCTCGCGATCATGTTCGTCGACGAGGCCGCGATGGAGCAGCTCCACATCCAGTGGATGGACGAGCCCGGCCCCACCGACGTCCTGAGCTTCCCGATGGACGAGCTGCGTCCCGGCACCGCGGAGGATCCGACGCCCGCGGGGCTGCTCGGCGACATCGTCGTGTGCCCCCCGGTCGCGGCCGACCAGGCGGTCAAGGCCGGTCACACCGCCGAGGAGGAGATGCTGCTGCTCACCACGCACGGCATCCTGCACCTGCTCGGCTACGACCACGTGGAGCCCGAGGAGGAGAAGGAGATGTTCGCGCTGCAGCGGCGCCTCCTGCTCACGTTCCTCGCGAGCCGCGGCGCGTGA